One Ammospiza caudacuta isolate bAmmCau1 chromosome 11, bAmmCau1.pri, whole genome shotgun sequence genomic window carries:
- the MAB21L4 gene encoding protein mab-21-like 4 → MEASPSLWHSYLGVILSRERQRMEHFQRAEDILLTLLESVHARDPRFLVDYARNLEAFEFSLCASEDAVTLEVPLRIDGDTLRVLARRSSPEHPAELSTCCLELCSPGADLEDWTGAVDGMEHCLLPGKILQRLKELLVSAIVRCQRLFLLQPGDISAENLREDALELSLLIRGSWKPVRFDIVPVVRRQQEPLQLRGRRSDRGFPGGSLSRATEEAHFVPASPLGWRSSTHLPLLKLLWAVDSLQGPRVDSLRLLDQLREQDWGGQAGTGPLTFQHLQMVLLWSTELFPSPEDWQDLEGSVYRLLVILLRCLATQHLPHFLNPVENLFQGAAPDLASLYHKVESFAWDPQRFLRFHFGLHVFSGSCQADRETRALLQLPTRDGSCWDTAYFDILLSQFQVFRIQDSARRSAASQLLARIRQEIPQHS, encoded by the exons atggaagccagcccttccctctggcacagctACCTCGGCGTGATCCTGTCCCGCGAGAGGCAGCGCATGGAGCACTTCCAGCGGGCCGAGGACATCCTGCTCACCCTGCTGGAGAGTGTCCATGCCAGGGATCCTCGCTTCCTCGTGGACTACGCCAGGAACCTGGAGGCCTTCGAGttctctctctgtgcctctgaggACGCCGTGACTCTGGAGGTGCCGCTGCGCATTGACGGTGACACGCTGCGAGTGCTGGCACGCCGGAGCAGCCCGGAGcatcctgcagagctcagcacctgctgcctggaactctgctctcctggggctgaCTTGGAGGACTGGACTGGTGCTGTGGATGGGATGGagcactgcctgctcccagGCAAAATCCTGCAGCGCCTGAAAGAGCTCCTTGTTTCAGCCATCGTGCGCTGCCAACGcctcttcctgctgcagccag GTGACATCAGCGCTGAAAACCTGCGGGAGGATGCCCTGGAGCTCTCGCTGCTGATCCGCGGCAGCTGGAAGCCCGTTCGCTTTGACATCGTGCCGGTGGTGcggaggcagcaggagccgcTGCAGCTCCGGGGCCGGCGGAGCGACCGGGGCTTCCCCGGGggcagcctcagcagggccacGGAGGAGGCTCACTTTGTCCCTGCCTCCCCGCTCGGCTGGAG GTCCTCCACTCACCTGCCCCTCCTgaagctgctgtgggcagtggaTTCCCTGCAGGGGCCCCGTGTGGACAGCCTGCGCCTGCTGGACCAGCTGCGTGAGCAGGACTGGGggggccaggctggcacaggcccTCTCACCTTCCAGCACCTCCAG ATGGTGTTGCTGTGGAGCACAGAGCTCTTCCCCTCCCCAGAGGACTGGCAGGACCTGGAGGGCTCTGTCTACAGGCTCCTGGTGATCCTCCTCCGCTGCCTAGCCACCCAGCACCTGCCCCACTTCCTGAACCCAGTGGAAAACCTCTTCCAAGGAGCTGCCCCAGACCTTGCCTCCCTCTACCACAAAGTGGAGAGCTTTGCCTGGGACCCCCAGCGCTTCCTCCGCTTCCATTTTGGCCTCCACGTGTTCAgtggcagctgccaggcagaCAGGGAGaccagagccctcctgcagctccccaccAGGGATGGCTCCTGCTGGGACACTGCTTACTTTGACATCCTGCTCAGCCAG TTCCAGGTGTTCCGGATCCAGGACAGCGCACGCcgctctgcagcatcccagctCCTCGCCAGGATCCGCCAGGAAAtccctcagcacagctga